The DNA window tgtttgtttttccaaaatataagGAAATGACAGGCGGTTGTcgcaaagaaaataatattatgTTATCTATCTCTCTGTTCAGaagtcatccatccatttgtttgTCTGTATGTCCGACCATCTGTGtattcattcatccatcattCTGTCCATCCATCCCTTCATCCTTCTGTTAATCCTTCTCTCTGTCCATCTTTCCAATTGTCCATCCACCCCTCCAGCTAACCATTTAGTTAATAGCACCACTGAATGGGAGGCGTAGTCGTCTTGCAATCCAAAAGTCGctggttcgattccagcttcttCCAGCCCATTTTGCTTACCAGACTGCTTTTTGGTGTTGGAGCCATTTGTCTGTTGTTCAAGTCTTTGAATTTAACTTATTAGTTtattaattttgcttgttttcttgttgatTTCTATTAACTTTAGAATAAATTTGTTGGTTAGtaacttcagtgtatttattcttgtttgtgACAATGAATGTTTAAGCTTTATGTAAATCTGTATGCATGTGGGTGGTCATGGATTTTTTGCCGGTCAGTTTGAAATTCTGCAAACCTACGGAGCATCAAATGACCGAGTTacatttgtctctgttttttcaGTCTTAACTGTTTTGGTTAAAACTGACCGATtgtgtgaatgtgactctagtgtaaaatGCTTGGAGTGATCAGTGTGACTAGAAATGCGATACAGAAATTTAGTCCATTTATGATTCTATCAATCATCTGTTCATCAACCGTCATTGACAATAATATACTGGCTATGATTTTAATATCCACAAAGGTGTGAACTCATCTGAACTGATCAAgacaaataattttgtaatcacaataaatatgaggcttaaatattttatcttttctcAACATCACTGACGATTTGAGAAATCGTCCATATAAATACTCTTTTTCAgtagagaaaaagacaaagagtatttatgtggtttttcttttcatttataatAGGCTAAAATTCAAAGTTGGTACATCTTTTAAGAATTGTAGACTTGAACTAAATTGCTTGTCAAATGACCTTCAAGAATATGTTGAGATTGGATGTAGAATGTATTTAGAAGGATTTCTTACTCATTTTATAGTTGGTTAACTTGTTCTTATGTTACAATCAaaattttttaagattttcaaGATGAATAATTGTTAATCTGCTTGTTGAGGGCTGGTTGAATGTCGGACTAAACTGGTAGAAGGCAGTACAAGTTACTAAAGTGCAGACACAAAAGTTTTCTACGTTTAAATGTACTGCATTGGAACCAATCATCTTTAAGCAGCACATAAACAACCAGCATAGACAAACATCCAGAGTTGATTGTGGTCATTTTCTCCCAGAGACGAGGGCGATGCGCTGCAGGATAAACACCTAATTGTGGAGCAGACAAAGGAAGGAAGACTCTAGTTGCAGATAAGATGTTAGGCTTGACGTAGCTGCTCTGGAATCACTTTTACTCCTCATGAGAAAAATCCAGAAACCTCCTGCTTTTTTGGTGCAGATAACagaattcaattaaaataaaaaagctcttTGGAGTTGGAAGATTTCAAATGTGAggtatgtatttttttgcatgtgtgAATGTGAAGTCTGGTCAATTACTCTTCTTCTGTCACGCTTTGGGTAttcaaagcaacagaaaatagAAGCATTCATAAATGGAAAAGGGAGTCTGTTGAGAGAGAAAGCGTGGCTGGGAAGTGTGTGACAAGAAAGTGAGGCTGTCAGGATCATGTGTTGAAGTTTAGTCAGGGCTTCTAATCGCTCTATCTGTGGACGTTTTGGCTGCGGACAGGCGCTCGGTAAGCTTCCTCTGCTCCAAAACACGTTctcatgaaaatatgtttagaGTTTTGCTGTTTAtataatcagaaatatttttctgttttgttagtTAAGGAGAATGGTTTGATTAGACAGTGGTAACAagagttttataaaaatataaatttgatGCATTTGTATCCGCAGCAAAAATGACTCAATTTGGTGTTGGTTGATCATCTACCTGCACTTGTTTTTATAGATATGAAAGCTGAGCCATCAGTTCAGGTCATGCATATATCCGTGAATATTTATGTAAGTTTAGTGTCACTCAAGCattagaaaatgtaattattttgaaAGTGACAGGGAAATCAGGGTCAGATGACCGATCCTTGACAATAGTTTTTTGCTTTCATTAGATCCGTGTCATGTGACACGTTTACTGCCAGCCTGGCAGTCATGAGACTCCACTAATGGGACATAAAGCGACTTCAGGATACGGTGTGGACACGGCTGCTGCCAGgaattttgaccaaaaaaaataaaatcaaactggaCCCCTGACTGCACAGCTTCTGTAATCACATCtccaaaacataaacacaaaatcttaccaaatatttctggtctagtttttagtgctaATAtcttacactttaaataagacaaaactaacaagtaacttttcagcaaactATAGGAGCttattaaaataagtaatattgataaaaaattaCTAGTTCCACTTGCAGATTAGTGCGTTTTATCACCAACCCAGATGAAGCGAGGGCATTCTGtgcaaaataacatttaagctTGTGACTGTAGAGAGCCTTGTGAGAGGGAGAAGCACgaacactgtaaaacatctgaaggtggtttaacttgaacaTGAAAATCCACCggctgccttgaaaatgtaattttagtcGACAagaaaatagttgttttttttaacttagaaattaaagtttatgaaGTTGATTTAGCAACAAGAGACAacttgtctaaacattgttttataagttcattaatcttgaattgtgagtttttacTTAATGCtgaaatttaaaccaaataataatttcacaatatggaagaaaaacaaaactgccctCATCgagttaaagagccacatttcacTATTATCTTCacacaatatcaagttaaaatagctacttatttttcttcagaataATTTAAGTTCTtatttcaaaatgaacaaaatttctgatctgataatgactttaattaaacatcacaatgaattcagctcagaaacatttagtgtgaacaggacattttCCTCAAGCTTTGCAAACTGAGAACTgcgtaaaaataaacatttgccttaataaaacacaggagtcagatcaatgtaacgcacgTCCGtctcaggatacaaaaacatgccgctaagcattctgggaaatagttcccactccggtttttttcttctttcagtttttttaagtgttaaccagaaaactctagtttattcaactcttggagatttgacaaaattcataaaaagttaaaacaacttattactgtaagtttatctttcataaactcacatttaggttcaaaatctgaaactggctacatttatttgacttaaagagtagaagacagtagacacaactaaatgctgctcaaatgttttacagtgaagcCGCTGAACAGTTCCTGGAGATTTCACCACTTTTGCTATTCTTGATTGTAACACAACaggatatatttatagttttttctgtcttaagtTTTATTCATGGTGGCATTAAAAACGcctttaaaaaatttacatgTGACTTTCTGAGACCTGCAGATACCCTGATCTTGATCCtaaatgtgtgtgttatttttttgcgtgtgtgtgtgtagaaagAGAACCGGCGTCTACAAGAAGCCAGTATGAGGCTGGAGCAGGAGAATGACGATCTGGCACATGAGCTGGTCACCAGTAAGATCGCCCTGCGGAACGATCTGGACCAGGTAACACAACACCTGGACTTCGTTTTAGGAAAACAGTGTCACCCTGCAGTCTGTACTGGACTTTAGGTAACTATATAGGTACCTACATCGGCTAGTTGATAACTTGTGTGGTGTTGTTTCGGTCAGGCTGAAGACAAGGCCGATGTCTTGAACAAAGAGCTGCTGAGCACCAAACAACGGCTGGTGGAGacggaggaggagaagaggcgGCATGAGGAGGAGACCGCTCAGGTAGCGTTTGTCCTCAGGTTACCGTCCAGTTCCTCAGCTAACGGCTGTAACTCGCTGAACAAAGCCTGTTTTCTCAGGCATTATCAGAGTTActcatgaagctgcatgaatgGCCTCCCTGTTCCGATCTTTAGCAGGAGAACGTCCATTAATGGCTGCATTCAGCTGCTGTCAGTGAGCAGAGAAAACCGATTCGGGTGAAGGATGATGACTAAAGGTCATGTCATCACTCCAGGacaattttactttaacagCTGACATTTAGTCAAAATCAGCCAGAAATCAGATATTCTTGTTATTCATACTGTTCTGCTCTTCGTTTGATCAAGAATTTGATAAATTAAGGGTTGCAACTTCAAAAACTCAGTCAAGTTTTactgattttaatttagttcagttcagataatcttggtgcagcgccaccacaggcgaggagtgGAACAGGTTTTCCAAATGGTTTGTTGTTTCGTTTGGCAGAgttcagtgtgaaagagaatcaaaccgagtctaccgccctaccaggtgtgaaaacaactCACCTTTTAACATTAGATCTGCCTAAAGCCCGAAACACTTTAAATCACttcttaaaactaatttttattctttagctTTTCCATAAGGCCTGTCTGTTtcaatgtgtgttttattcttatgtgttttatctgtgttttatgaatactgtacagcactttggtgcagttaaTATCTGTTTATaaagtgttttataaataaaattcacattaaCATTGACATTATAAAGCAATAACCCAAGGTgggtggtggcagcaccatgctgtggggatgtttcTCTTTAGCTTCAACAGGGAAACTGAGTTGATGACAAGGTGGAAGAGCTAAAGAGTCAGGTTAGATTCTGGGGTGGAGGCTCACATTCCTGCAAACCTACACATGCATCTCCATGTGTTTgagtggcctagttaaagtccagacataaataTGAGACACAATTAAGTTATACCCTCCATTCATACTTACTGAGCTTTAGCTACTTTTGccaagaagaatgggcaaaactTTCAAGATGGTTGAGACAGAAGGTGGTTCTTTAAAGTTTTGAGTCTGAAAAGCAAGTACATGCCACACTTTACAGATATTTATCAATAGCAAATTACAAAACCAGCTACAATTTCCTTTCCTCTTCACAGCTGAAATTACTTTTGATAATAATTTTGCGAGGAACTGTAGCAGTTGAGCATTTTTGTATCGATTATAATTGACTGGTCACCCTCTGTCTGATGTTTCATTAAGAGAAGTTTTTATTCTCTGTGgtgaaaaaaagactaaaaatctAGAGGGGAGAAAAATGTGTCAGATAAACTATCCTTTAATCTGTTTAATTTGTTGATCTGTTACAACTGATCAACAAATTTAAcaccaataaataaagtttcagtacttaaaatcagtaaaaatggAACATCAACTGTTGAATGAGAGCGCTAATCTTTTTGGTTTTGGGcggtttcagtttttttctattcaCTCCTTTGTCTCCATTAGCTGAAGGAGGTTTTCAGGCGGGAACTGGAGAAAGCAGAGATGGAGATCAAGAAAACCACCGCCATCATAGCTGAGTACAAACAGGTAACAGGACAACCTTGTTTCTTTCATCTCATTTTCCTAATGTTACTGTAATTGTAGAGGAAGATGATAGCTTCCAGTATCCATAATTTAGATGAGGAATAGTGACTTATATGTTGCATTTATGACTGTCATCTGTTGTGcaactcctcttcctcttccttttcctcGCCTCGTTTCAGATCTGCTCCCAGCTGAGCACCAGGCTGGAAAAACAGCAGGCGGCGACTAAAGAGGAGCTCGACATCGTCAGGGTGAGATTATACACGGCCAACGCACAGATGAAAGCTACGAGACATttaaatttcagatttaaaaaaaacaaatcggCTGACTGGGACAGCGAGGATTTTTGTGAACCATCACAGCAACGAGGAGCTTGAATGCAGAAATAATCCCACACGAGCGTTGAGTCCTCATCTAACAGGCGCTGGGAGGCAgcagactttttaaatttgattcttAACAGTTTAATGTGTTGCAACAGTGGATCACActgatgcactgcaaaaacacaaaaacctaccaagtattttcagtttagtttctAATTCGCTGTGCGAAACCTAACTGACGAGTAACTGTTtagcaagacataggagcttgttttgagtaaataattccttaatattgatttaaaaagtatttgttccactggcagattattttgttttaacatgGAAAAAACGTATTGTTATAAATTGTCAGTCAAACTTGCACTTATTTATCAACATTAGGGAATTATTTACTCAAGACAAGTTCCTATggaggcctgtcacgataacaaattttgctggaagATGAATTGTCCCGGAaactgttgcaataagcaataatcTCGctgttttgagactatttttatgtaatatataatggtaatggcaaaataatgcaaCACATTATCAAAGagcaataaactttacattcaAATGAGCATTTATCACTGGAACTTGAAGATAatttaaatagtaaaaacacatcaacaaaaacaataaataaaatgaattatgcaGCCAGTCAGTGtgaacaaaattgtccttcaaaaaatggcgagatgagaccaaagcatcaaactgaagagttttgttgtccagtttttggtaaaaaaaaaaaaagagaaccataaatcaatcaaatggaaattcttgagtttgttttaatttatgatcATTTAtgatgcaattaattgatttattgcttactgCGGCAGGCCTACTCCTATGTCttgctaaaaaagttacttgtaagttaatttagtcttatttcaagtgcactaagacaTTTGTActagaaatacttggtaagatttagtttttttgcagtgtaagttGCATATTGTTGTTTCCTGATTTTgtacaataaatattaattgcAGGTTGAAGCTGTTTTTCTCTGCATCTTCCATCTAATCTCCCTGCTTTGCAGAACTTCTTCACCTTTTTTACACCAGCGCTATAAACAGATGTGTTGTTTGTGTCGCTGTGCAGAATAAAGTGATGAGCTGCGAACACTGCAGAGACCTGTTCAGCCCTGTGGGCTCCCTGCAGGCTTCGTCCCCCGGCGGCGACGGGACGTCCAGCGAGCCTCTGGACGAGGAGAAGGACGGGCTGAAGGAGCAGCTCAggcagctggagctggagctggcTCAGACCAAGCTGCAGCTGGTGGAGGCAAAGTGCCGAATCCAGGTGAGCAGAACCCAACTTGCTTAAAATAATTGCTGCCGGAGGCTCAACAGGGAGAGAAGAGATCTATTTTAAGAAAAGGGATTTAACCCTCTCCTGCAGTGCATCATTGTTCCTCACTGGGACAATGAGGAAAAATTAAACGGAGGgcgaaaaaacaaacttttttatgtttatttgctgaCGATTACTGCTTTAGcaataaaaatactcaaattatttcattttcttacacAAACTAATGCATTAAATCTGTGGAGGTACAGATTTATCTGTCCTGATTTGATCGGCTgatatttacatgtgaagccgatcttatccagcttcacatgtaaagcTGAAGACCACATGTAAAAACtgagagaccacttaaaatgatcagtttctcttattttactttttataggtatatgtttgagtaaaatgaacattgttcttttattttatgaactactGATATTTCagtgaaattccaagcaaaagtttagtatttatttgcagaaaatgctcgtttttatttgtttgcaaatttaataaaaaataaatttgcatccATAACGAAACAGTAGGAAGCCCGGccagggttctggttctgttc is part of the Xiphophorus hellerii strain 12219 chromosome 9, Xiphophorus_hellerii-4.1, whole genome shotgun sequence genome and encodes:
- the rabgap1l gene encoding rab GTPase-activating protein 1-like isoform X2; translated protein: MMQEVSIMVAYDAHVVDRPGEEDTLACLVAHSKPLRSFRPVVPTKKLKKFEKEYQTLRESQLQQEDPIDRYQKENRRLQEASMRLEQENDDLAHELVTSKIALRNDLDQAEDKADVLNKELLSTKQRLVETEEEKRRHEEETAQLKEVFRRELEKAEMEIKKTTAIIAEYKQICSQLSTRLEKQQAATKEELDIVRNKVMSCEHCRDLFSPVGSLQASSPGGDGTSSEPLDEEKDGLKEQLRQLELELAQTKLQLVEAKCRIQELEHQRGVLMTEIQAAKNSWFSKTLGSLKSSASSSSSSMSQTPSSPKDGPA